The genomic region TCCGTTATATTCCTAACGGCATTATTGTTCAAGCGTGTATAAACTAACTTGTGTTTCATTGCTTTATTCGCTTTGCTGTAAATTCCACGTAGCCGCAAGTACTTTCGCAATCGCTTATATCGCTGAACTGACGACCAACGTCGGGGTATCGCTGTTTTATTACACGAAATCAGCTTGTCCGCAACCACAGCCGGCTTCTTGGTGCATTCGAACTGCAGCAAGGTGCGTATCGGATGTATGATGGCAAAGTAAACCAGTTCAACTATTGAGATGAAGCTGAAGCCCAGAAATAAACCCATAAGTCCACCAACGGCGGCTGTTATTGAGAATGGAAaagcaaaaagttttttaaattcaatattacttctacttatttacatatatactatatacgtaaatatgttAATAAGCAGTTATCTCTCATATGTGCTCTTACACAAAAAGTCAGTCGTGCCTATGAactctgtttgtatgctgctcCGAAAAGAGTACTCTTTAAAGTACATATTGACCACAGCGATATTCTTCTTAGCATAACTCCTATTATACCGTTGTACacgtttgttttcaataaaaaatccaTCACTCGATAACGGTATGGCAAAAACATCCACCAGAAATGTCAAGTCGTAACAACTCGGCCAGCAGGCATCCAGACAAGAACCAATCGAGGGATCTTTCCGCAAACGCACTTTCTCCACACAATGCAGCGCATCGATATTACAAATCGTCGCATTCTTATAGATTTTCGGCATATAGAAGCTAATGCAGCCACAATGTTGCAACAACATTTCTGCTATGCACTCCATTTCGCAATTACGCTGTGTATAGTgtgcaaaataaagtaattttcgtTCGTCATGAAATAGGCAGCGCCTGTATTTGGTGGCCACCG from Anastrepha obliqua isolate idAnaObli1 chromosome 2, idAnaObli1_1.0, whole genome shotgun sequence harbors:
- the LOC129238224 gene encoding pickpocket protein 28-like — translated: MLNLLCKNESIDEQTTISSNWSNLENIIMNISQPCEDMMVACRFAANEYDCTKYFITIITDEGLCCVFNMVHPKFMFISHIPLSMHNIPGSEYQPIDWYAESGYPADLPEKYYPRRIAGTGESLGLSITLDVEADKYYCSSTSSVGFKISLHSPNESPNVHETGVLIAPGKETKVRVRPDKTETTQKLRSVATKYRRCLFHDERKLLYFAHYTQRNCEMECIAEMLLQHCGCISFYMPKIYKNATICNIDALHCVEKVRLRKDPSIGSCLDACWPSCYDLTFLVDVFAIPLSSDGFFIENKRVQRYNRSYAKKNIAVVNMYFKEYSFRSSIQTEFIGTTDFLSAVGGLMGLFLGFSFISIVELVYFAIIHPIRTLLQFECTKKPAVVADKLISCNKTAIPRRWSSVQRYKRLRKYLRLRGIYSKANKAMKHKLVYTRLNNNAVRNITEAVKQEQEIRK